GGATGTACTGcaataagattaaaattaagaatactTAAATCCCGTTCCAATAAAATACCATTATCTTAAAATTACCACTCTCGGataatatgcaaattttaCTTTATCGACGAAGCTTTTACGTAAATATTTCACGAAAATAACGGTTCCATATGTATTAACTGATATTTAGTATAGCGAGTTGGGGGCGTCGATTGTATGAAAATGAGTTTTGTGCTCCTGGCGTTGTAGCCGCCGGGACGACAGGATCAATACGAACAGGCAACGCCAACATCCTGGAAGCAGTTTTCGCAGCACTCGATACCACAggagatacgattattttgcTTCAATTTGCGCCGGACGTATTCGAAATAACGTAATAAATGAGATTGTACTAATTGGAAATTTAGATTAGCCTTTGCGGAATGTAAAGATAACGGTACCCTAACAACTCTGGAAAAACCTGGTGGATATTAAATAACTCTACGTTCCTTTAATTTTCACACGTTGCATGTTAAtctttcaaattaatatttaatttgttaaaaattacaatcaGATACATAGTTGCATCTTTTTGCAAACTGAGTTTTACAGTGAGGCGTACATCTCTTTATATTTAGACACTTGAGTAATCCTCTAAAGTCAATAAACTGATGTGTAAATCTTGTTCAAAAACAAATCTTAATTCATGCGAGAAGTCAAGTCCCAACTGGAAATATACCTGCAAAGAAATTCCGCAAACTGACGTTGCACAAGAGGTTATTGTGCAAACAAGGTTATCCATACACTATATACAATTTTATACATACTTCAATTGCTTGTGTTATGTTATGTtgtatcactagaactaacacaagacctagaactagaatcattcgggtttagccgtcttaagagacgtgcggctaaatccgaatgtttctagttcttggtctagtgttagttctagtgacaatggtaggtagcgctagttaacataagatatcactatgttgcatatttttattgcactaaaactagaactaacactatatagacctagaactagaaagtatcgagtttagccgtgcgtctgaagaacCTTTTCAAGCTCAAATTGGCACTAATcagaatcaaaatgacattagtcAAAATCATATTGGCACCAAACAATATCAAGATGGcatgaaaaataaatgcaTAAATCGGtgtcaaaaaattgttaacttaTCGGTTATTGTCAAGTTTATGGTAATTTATTGCGAGATTTCAACTATTATATTCACACGAGATGccttatttaaagaaaaatgctgCTGCAAATCTGAGGACACAGATTTGCGCTTTGTATAATGCCAATGGTGACTGGCGTAATCTTGCAAACGTACTACAGGTGCCAAAAAGAACCGCGTATCGATGGGTTAACAACCAAGAACAACCGGAAAAGCAGCGAGGAGGTAAACGTAGAGCTAAAATAACTGATGAGCACCGTCAATTCATGGAACGTTCAGTCGAAGAAAATCCTAAAATTACTCTTAAAGGATCCTTTCTTTGAAGACTGCTCGTAGAGAACCAGAGAACGCGAATAGTATTCAAACGAAAACAAGCAGGAGTATTtatgtagaaaatttattggatCTTCAAGCACAAACAATCATATACATGGACGagacaaactttaatttgttcaTATCGCGGCCTCAGAGTCGTTTAAAAAAAGGGACTCGCTACACAACAGTGTTTGCAGGTTGCAGAGGGTCGAATATTCACCTAATAGGATGCATTGGAAACATGGGGCTAATTCATTCCGAACTACGTCGGGGCTCTTTCAAGAAGCCGGAAGCAAATGAATTTGTGAGGCAATGCCTAAGAAGAGCGCAAGGCCTTTACCAAACTGGAGTTGCATTAGTTATTGATAATGCTCCATGCCACTCTACTCTACTTTACGTATTGAAGAGGTTTTTGCAGAAAACGAATTTGAACACCACACACTTTTACGACTAAGTCCGTACAGCCCTATGTTTAATCCTATTGAACAAGCGTGGTCTGCATTAAAAGCAGGAGTAAAAGCAGATATGGCTGTACAGCTAAATAACATCTTGGCTGGTGCTGATCGGGATCATCTGACTCAAACAGAATATCGAATGCAGAAATTAGAGAACACCGTTCATAATAATATGGACAAGATTACTGTTGCCAATTGCGCAATGTTTATTGCCCACATCCAACGATTTATCCCTTCTGCATTGAATATgcaagatataaatttttaagagtgttatttaaaacataacttTCTTAAGTAATATAATTGTTATCTACTGTGTTTGTAagtcaataaaatgtttttgcccatttcatttttatttaatgctgatatataattttatttccatgtcaatttaaaattcataagtgccaatatgatatggactaatgtcattttgattttgtttaatgccGATTTGCTTTTGATTAGTgctaaatttgttgattaatgCCAATATGATATTGTTTATTGCCAATTTCATATTGACTaatgccattttaattttgattgtcaatttgattttgactaatgccaatttgaaattgacattGCCAATATGATTTTgactaatgtcattttgattctgATTAGTGCCAATTAGTGCTTAAAAAGGtatagacctagaactagacttaaaactagaaacattcgggtttagccgtcttaagagacgtgcggctaaatccgaatgtttctagttcttggtctagtgatTTGTTCCAGTGACaatggtaggtagcgctagttaacataacatatcactatgttgcatatttttattgcacgaaaactagaactaacactagacttaaaactagaaacattcgggtttagccgtcttaagagacgtgcggctaaatccgaatgtttctagttttaggtctagtgttagttctagttttacactagcgctatcactagaactaacactagatcgagaactagaatcgtttcgatttagccgtcttgagagacgcacggctaaacccgaatgtttctagttctaggtctagtgttagttccagtattacactagcactatcactagaactaacactagaccgagaactaaaATCCAACTAGAATCCATAATGCTAAATCTCattaatatcaagttttgaatCCTCCTGCAAACATGTCTTGATTGTACTTTGAATCGTTCATCCTGATTTTCGAATGAAAAGTGCAAGTATAAAGTAACACGTTTTGTGAACTGACCCTAAAGCTAATTCCATTTAGTTGCTACACTCTTTTAGCATGTTGCCCTCGAATTAGTACCGCCCGGCTAAGATTTGTATCACGTTCACCCCAACAATTTTCGAACCATGATCTTATCGTAATTTTACGCATACTTACCGTAACAATCTTAATTTTAATGCCATcgtaaaattattgttaaaactttatcaataattaaaatgaactttgtttaaaattttctcaaaagtGACAAAATTTCTTgagacatttaaaatttagtagtataaaatttaaactcaCCTCCATCTGTTCCATTAATAATTGGTTCTTCAACTGATCCAGTCCACGTAACCAAGCTAGGTTTTGTGGTAGGTTCTATTATAGGTTTAATAGATTCAATTTCATTAGTAGCTGTATTTCCATTCACTCCCTCCGAAGATATCGACGTTAAATTCATAGTTAAAATATCATTTGATTCGGTTGTTGTTGCCATTTCTGGAACTTTCAATCCTTCTTCCATTGGGAACAAACCAATTGGGTTTTGTGTGGTTAATAAAATTGGCAGTTGTTCAGTTGTGCTTATTGATGGTTTATGTGTAGTTGCATTTATGGTTGTTATAGGTTTATTTGTTACAGGTTCACTTGTTATAGGTTTAGTTGTTGATGCGGATAACGTTATGGAGGGAGTTGTAACTGTTGTTGTAACAGGTTGTTTTGAGGAAGATGAAGTATTTTGGGTAGTTTGAATAGAAATTGTGGAACTTTGAGTATTATTAGAGGAAGTACTATCAGGACTTGTAATCTGGAAAGAATTTGACGCATTAATAGCTGGAGCTTGTAATTCATCTGAAAGTGTAAATCTAGGTGGAGATTCGGTTACAATTGGTTTCATCGTCGTTATAATCGTGGTTGAACTTGGACGTTTAGTTTCTATTAACTCTGGTCTCGTAGTTGTTAATTTTTCAACTTCAGTTTTTACCGTAGAAATTtttgttacgatttttattGGTTTTGTGGTAGTCGTCACCTTTCTGGTTGGTTTACTCGATGGTCTTGTAATCGGTTTTTGAGTTGGCCTACTGGGTTTCGTTCTAGTTGGTTTTATGCTGTTCGGTTTCGTCGGTCTGCTGGATTTCGTGGGTTTTGTGGTTACCTTGATCAATTCTGGACGTGAACTTGGCGAAGAAGGTCTTGTAACTAAAGGTACACTAACAGTTATTGGCTCTTTTGTCTCTTCAGTCACTACATTTACGTGAACCGTTGGCCTTTTCGTTGGTTTATAAATCAAGCTACTCACGGTCGgtttcgaaaatgttacaaacgGTTTTAACGTTGTTTGTATTTCGTTGTCTACACTTTGAAAAgtcgttaatttaaattcgttTAGTTCCGTTATCGGGTCTTTTGTTATTATGATAGGAATTTTTGAAGTTGGTTCTGTCCTTTTATTTGTGGTTATTATTATCGGTGTTGTTTTTCTTGTGGGCGTAGTTGTAGTTGATGTTGGTGTTGGAgtcgttatttttttcgttGATGTGGTTATGAGAGTTGTTGTTGGAATTATAGTTGATGGAGTAACTGTAGTTGTTGGAGTAGTTGTAGTTATTGGGGTAGTTGTTGTTGAAGTAGTTATTGTTGTTGGAGGAGTTGGAGAAGTAGTTGTAGTTATTTTAGCGGTTGGTTTCGTTGTCGTTTTCTGTGTTGGTTTCTGTCTTAGTTCTTGTAAAGTACTACTACTAACACTAGTGGAGATATTTGCTAAATTTGTCGAAGTTTGCGTATATTTTTCTGGATTGATTGTGGTAGCTAAAGAAGTTTCTCCGTCTAATTTTTCTGTGGTATCCAATTTTAAAGGAGGGTCTCGGTGTTTATCCGGGAAAAGAGCAAGTTCGATATTGTTATCGATGTCATTCGATATGGATTCGATGTGGCAGCAAGAACCGAAGTAAAACCTGTCGATGCAGGTGCCTAAGTGAGTTCCATTAGCCTTGAAGCAATCGATGGCGAACATGCAAACTCCGCTCAGACtattttttcttgatataCACGGAAGATTTCTAATATTTCTTCCTGTTGTacctaaaaacaataaaaatataattagcAAGAAACTAACGgttaaaattgaaagagaGAAGTTGAAAGATTTCTATTAAGTTCTCGAATGAGTCAACTTCCAAAAATCCTGACCCACTTTTGGATCATGTCTCCGATGACCTTGAAGAGACACGGGTTCCACTAACGGGTTCCACACTGACCTACAACGCCCTCTTACGCATTCCTAAGTGGCATACACGGAATCgcaatcataaaattaaattaaaacgaattaaaattcGGGTGCCATAAACGAATGTGATGAGTGAGATGAAGCAGTTTTGCAGTGTTGTGTGTTCATTGATGCCCATTATGTAACGGTGTGCGCATTCCTCTCCAAACAGCTGACTTGTTCCTTCTCTCTCTTCCTTTGCCCAGCATCCGGCAGAGCTCCTCCTTCCTCTATCTGGGGCTTTAGGTCCCGTTACCTTGGCCCAGTGGAAGTATCGAACGCTCGGGAGAGGAGGAGAGTTGTAATAACGCGTGCCTGAAAGACGCAAATGGAGCACTACCATTTCACCAGCTCTATGAATTATTTAACTAATGCGAGTGTACATTTGCAAATAATGTTTGATCCGCCTTATATCATTAAGTTCAAttctttattacaattttgCAAGAACAGTGTCACTGTCACGGACAGTGTTTCCCCATACAATATGTAGTTCATTCACACATTCCACAATGCAAGAGAAATTGTATATCGGAAATTCCAGCAGCGATATAAATGGAAAAGGTAACCGTGCCAACTtgacaacaattttttctttaatcattTATATATAGCGGTACATTTTAATTGCCCCGAAGAACACCTATTGAGCAAAGAACGTAATGTGTATAAATGGCTCATGAAATAATACAGTaaagaaaacgttttaattttaaagcaacTTCACGGTCCgcagattttattttatatttagtaCGCTTTGTTGCCTcattgtgtttataactcatcCTAATTGGGTAACCTAAACCGCTATGATACTACGGTTACAATAACCCCATTCATAACACAAAAAAGAGAGCACTTTAAGGTACAAAATTATGCTTGGTGATGATCGAAAGAGGTAACTGTGCCATTTCCCATCGATGTTTAAAACAAACTTACAAACAATAATGTAGAAAGTGAACACTGTCCCGCATATAAGATATTTGTTTATGAGAATGAGTAATGTAGAAAGTTGGGATGACgtattgttaaaatatcatttaatttttgttgaaataatcTCCCTTAAATTTTAGAAAGTTATAATGAATGAATAAATTGACTTTCTTGTATAAATCAATTGTTGAAAGATGTGCAGTTGGTATgaagagaattttttttcccATTCTCCAAAAAAACAAGCTCAACAATTACATTATCTTATATCAAAGTTTGAGTCATAAATAGAATTAAACATCACTCAGATATCGCATGATGTGTATTCACATCATCATTCGCCTCTGTGAGTCATATATCAGTAAATCTTGAGGTAATTTCAAGTTAACTGTAGAATATAATTGGTATTGGCCAACGTGAAGGCTGACCACATTTGCGAATTTTACTATATAGAATGAATTAAGAATCTGTTTCCAAGTATctgtatttatcaaatttgtccatgttaaaaaatactttgaaAACAGTAAATGTCGAAACCCCaaaaaatttcctaatatTACAGGAAATTGTGAAGAGGAGTCTAAACATCATCTAGGTTATTAGGAAAGTTTTAATGTGAACTGTTGATAAGTCGATGTTTtaattatacaggatgtttatttcaaaactttccacctcaatttctgtaaatccggaagtttaaaaagaaaatcgctgaaataggtaaagaataaaaccaagggggacaactttttatgcaaaaattgactcactcacttcaatcccccgccgccagaaaccaaccccttaaaaatcttaaatggaaaggggtgtcaagtgatacctcattttaaaggtcttttaaggtactacatgttagtatttattttttttaaattgatcgattcgttttcgaaatttttgcgaaaatctttgttttgtatttcccgttttaattaatattaaaaactttaatcaccttcttaaaagcaagaatacgtaatcttttattattaatttataaaattaaattaccatgttcgtttttacaacaaccattaaacctttattatttcggagcaatccgaaatctttgatatttaggttattttgaCAATGATATATCTACGTCTGGCGTCTGTcagagatatttagaaaaaacgatttctgtttcatttttcttttcttttaggtttatttgattattacttaaacaacttttaactgCTTGAAacgttctattttattttcagttatttaattatgtacaaaaactttttgcagagaaaatcaacttaataataaattgttcaAAGTGTTGTCCGTTATTAGCTAAACAATGGTACAACCGTTGTTCAAAACTACGGcgcacattttcaaaaacttctcTGACGAAGTCCttctaaattttgagattGAGGGGTAAATACAACAGACTTTAAATGAccccataaaaaaaagtctaatGGCGTCAAATGTAGTGATCTGGCTGGCCATTCTATAGGACCTCTTCGTCCTATCCATCTGTTTGGAAACGTATTATCTAACCACTGTCGTACTGGGAGAACTACTGAGATTggtcttgttgaaaatgtaattcattCTCATCAAGTAAGGCATTTTCTTCTCTATCCAACTGATTCTCGAGAGCTTCCGTAATTAGTGGATTGATAGTATTTTCTAACATATCCAAGTACACTTCGCCGTTTAAATTTTCAGGATATTGTGTATGCCCTTCTACAGTCAGATGAGGGTTTTCATTACTCCAATATCTgcagttatgtttatttacaaatccatttaaagaaaaagtgcatTCATCACTAAagcagatatttttcaaaaaattaataatagtgGTCACTTCTTCACAAAACTGTATTCTCCTGTCAAAATCGTCTTCAGTTAGCTCTtgatgtattttcaatttataaggatggaatttgtgaagttttacaactttatgAACAGAACCCAAGGATATACCAGTTGCACGAGATACCTGACGCAATGAAGTATTGGGGTTGATACCGAAATGACCCAACACTTCCAGTTGAGCGGTTTCATTCAAAACTCTCGACtcattatattttatgttggCAACGGACCCAGTCTGAGTGAATTTCTTCATGATCTGGAtgcctttcattaaaaactgtGGCAGTTCGTCGAGCACATTCATTTTGGGATCCatacattaatacaatttcagTCCTTTCCTGCGAACTGTAAACCATTAttgctgttttatttaaataactttgttaagtgtataacacaaagttgtttaagtaataaccGAATAAACTTATGTTTAGAattgcacttttattttattcttttctcgCACTGTGAGCCTGCCTATAACTCGTTtatagaaagagaaaaatttcgtctctttttttcctttttttggcCATTCGAGTAATTTTCATAcaggtttaatgtaaaatactttagtgtttagttttcttaaatatttccgatTGCTCCGtaataataaaggtttaatggtcgttgtaaaaacgaacatggtaatgtaattttataaattaataataaaagattacttattcttgcttttaag
This genomic stretch from Onthophagus taurus isolate NC chromosome 7, IU_Otau_3.0, whole genome shotgun sequence harbors:
- the LOC111429519 gene encoding serine proteinase stubble produces the protein MLPIIVLTVAYFFTTIESSPVYNMQPAYITANIGTTGRNIRNLPCISRKNSLSGVCMFAIDCFKANGTHLGTCIDRFYFGSCCHIESISNDIDNNIELALFPDKHRDPPLKLDTTEKLDGETSLATTINPEKYTQTSTNLANISTSVSSSTLQELRQKPTQKTTTKPTAKITTTTSPTPPTTITTSTTTTPITTTTPTTTVTPSTIIPTTTLITTSTKKITTPTPTSTTTTPTRKTTPIIITTNKRTEPTSKIPIIITKDPITELNEFKLTTFQSVDNEIQTTLKPFVTFSKPTVSSLIYKPTKRPTVHVNVVTEETKEPITVSVPLVTRPSSPSSRPELIKVTTKPTKSSRPTKPNSIKPTRTKPSRPTQKPITRPSSKPTRKVTTTTKPIKIVTKISTVKTEVEKLTTTRPELIETKRPSSTTIITTMKPIVTESPPRFTLSDELQAPAINASNSFQITSPDSTSSNNTQSSTISIQTTQNTSSSSKQPVTTTVTTPSITLSASTTKPITSEPVTNKPITTINATTHKPSISTTEQLPILLTTQNPIGLFPMEEGLKVPEMATTTESNDILTMNLTSISSEGVNGNTATNEIESIKPIIEPTTKPSLVTWTGSVEEPIINGTDGDWVPMTTPDGWVMLPSVSSVEEHSSQSSNGTSTTTKLPLIHGETTSTTDHIAPSEASSGIYNVSTSEEGSTTIDSTNQVEEPTFNMSNYRDVCGRRIYPEARIVGGDNSSFGKWPWQISLRQWRTSTYLHKCGAALLSEYWAITAAHCVERVPPSDLLLRLGEYDLANELEPYVHQERRIQIVASHPQFDPRTFEYDLSLLRFYEPVKFQPNILPVCVPQNDDDFIGTNAYVTGWGRLYEDGPLPNILQEVRVPVINNTLCESMYRSAGYIEHIPHIFICAGWGRGGYDSCEGDSGGPMVIQREDKRFLLAGVISWGIGCAEPNQPGVYTRISEFREWINQILQF